The Anoplopoma fimbria isolate UVic2021 breed Golden Eagle Sablefish chromosome 20, Afim_UVic_2022, whole genome shotgun sequence genome includes a window with the following:
- the LOC129110212 gene encoding tumor necrosis factor ligand superfamily member 6-like, whose amino-acid sequence MINTQQISLELGPPYLNMSHPDLATAPLPSQHHGKSLTRVLVVVVVLHVFLSVGGFIFLYRKDRMLSIQLPSSKQQETTNQQHNKAFARMVVEDTWNQKPIQGYLKWDLNHSFRRNIGFYRNSWLTILQPGDYYVYSRVTFSKGATRHPLVSRVMLRRNETGEGTVPMKAYCNLDRNSESASIPHLCTATQGEVIPLERGNQLGVWVPDFSLVNYEEGATAFGLYKLD is encoded by the coding sequence ATGATCAACACTCAGCAGATCAGCCTGGAACTGGGGCCTCCATACCTCAACATGTCCCACCCGGACCTCGCTACGGCTCCACTACCATCACAACACCACGGCAAGTCTCTCACCCGTGTTCTGGTCGTAGTCGTGGTGCTGCATGTATTTTTGTCCGTTGGAGGATTCATCTTTCTTTACCGCAAAGACAGAATGCTTTCCATACAGCTTCCCTCTTCAAAACAGCAGGaaacaacaaaccaacaacacaacaaagcCTTTGCACGCATGGTGGTAGAGGACACATGGAATCAGAAACCTATACAGGGTTATCTCAAATGGGACCTGAACCACTCATTTCGTAGGAACATCGGCTTCTACCGAAACAGCTGGTTGACTATCCTGCAGCCCGGTGACTACTACGTCTACTCCAGGGTGACCTTCTCAAAGGGCGCCACACGGCACCCTCTGGTCAGCAGGGTGATGCTGAGGAGGAACGAGACAGGAGAGGGGACGGTTCCCATGAAGGCCTACTGCAATCTGGACAGAAACAGCGAGTCGGCATCGATCCCTCACCTGTGCACGGCCACCCAAGGAGAGGTGATCCCActggagagaggaaaccagctCGGTGTGTGGGTGCCAGACTTCTCGCTGGTGAACTACGAGGAAGGAGCCACAGCGTTTGGTTTGTACAAACTGGACTAA